A DNA window from Altererythrobacter sp. B11 contains the following coding sequences:
- the gatA gene encoding Asp-tRNA(Asn)/Glu-tRNA(Gln) amidotransferase subunit GatA yields MTDITDLGVKAIRDGVAGGEFTAREVADAFNANVAAAGALNAFIVATPDKALEAADRVDADRAAGKPLGKMAGVPIGMKDLFATRGVQTTAASHMLEGFTPEYESTVSQKLWDAGAGMLGKLNLDQFAMGSSNETSYFGNVLSPWRRNDGGNADLAPGGSSGGSSAAISARLCPAATGTDTGGSIRQPAAFTGICGIKPTYGRCSRWGIVAFASSLDQAGPMARSVEDCAIMLEAMAGFDAKDSTSLDMPVPDWSAALDADLRGKTIGIPREYRMEGTDAEILASWDQGIAWLKDAGANVVDISLPHTKYALPAYYIVAPAEASSNLARYDGVRYGLRELPEGANLQDMYAATRAAGFGDEVKRRILIGTYVLSAGFYDAYYTQAMKVRTLVQRDFENAWGQCDLVLAPTTPTASFALGDKTSDPLSMYLNDVFAVPASLAGLPAMSVPAGLNAQGLPLGLQLIGRAFAEQDVLNAGLAIEQRAGFTARPEKWW; encoded by the coding sequence ATGACTGACATTACAGACCTCGGCGTAAAGGCCATCCGCGACGGCGTGGCCGGCGGCGAATTCACCGCGCGCGAAGTGGCGGACGCGTTCAACGCCAATGTCGCCGCGGCCGGTGCGCTCAATGCCTTCATCGTCGCCACGCCGGACAAGGCGCTGGAAGCAGCCGATCGCGTGGATGCGGATCGCGCCGCGGGCAAGCCGCTGGGCAAGATGGCGGGCGTGCCCATCGGGATGAAGGATCTGTTCGCCACGCGGGGCGTGCAGACCACCGCCGCCAGCCACATGCTGGAAGGCTTCACGCCCGAATATGAAAGCACCGTCAGCCAGAAGCTGTGGGATGCCGGCGCGGGGATGCTGGGCAAGCTGAACCTCGATCAGTTCGCCATGGGTTCCTCCAACGAAACCAGCTATTTCGGCAATGTGCTGAGCCCCTGGCGGCGCAATGACGGCGGCAATGCCGATCTGGCGCCGGGCGGTTCCTCAGGCGGCTCCAGCGCGGCGATCTCCGCGCGGCTGTGCCCGGCCGCGACCGGCACGGACACCGGCGGTTCGATCCGCCAGCCCGCCGCCTTCACCGGCATTTGCGGCATCAAGCCGACCTATGGCCGCTGTTCGCGCTGGGGCATCGTGGCCTTCGCCAGCAGTCTCGACCAGGCCGGACCGATGGCCCGCAGCGTGGAAGATTGCGCCATCATGCTGGAAGCCATGGCCGGTTTCGACGCGAAGGATTCCACCAGCCTCGACATGCCGGTGCCCGATTGGTCGGCCGCGCTGGATGCCGATCTGCGCGGCAAGACCATCGGTATTCCGCGCGAATACCGGATGGAGGGCACCGACGCCGAGATCCTCGCCAGCTGGGATCAGGGTATTGCCTGGCTCAAGGATGCGGGCGCCAATGTGGTGGATATCAGCCTGCCGCATACGAAATATGCGCTGCCGGCCTACTACATCGTGGCCCCGGCCGAAGCCTCCAGCAATCTCGCCCGCTATGACGGCGTTCGCTATGGCCTGCGTGAATTGCCTGAAGGGGCCAATCTGCAGGACATGTATGCCGCCACCCGCGCCGCCGGCTTCGGCGACGAGGTGAAGCGCCGCATCCTGATCGGCACCTATGTGCTGAGCGCCGGCTTCTATGACGCCTATTATACGCAGGCGATGAAGGTGCGCACGCTGGTGCAGCGCGATTTCGAAAATGCCTGGGGGCAGTGCGACCTGGTGCTGGCGCCGACCACGCCCACCGCCAGCTTTGCGCTGGGGGACAAGACGAGCGATCCGCTGTCGATGTATCTGAACGATGTGTTCGCCGTGCCGGCCAGCCTCGCGGGGCTTCCTGCGATGAGCGTGCCCGCCGGGCTGAACGCACAGGGCCTGCCGCTGGGCCTCCAGCTGATCGGCCGCGCCTTCGCAGAGCAGGATGTGCTCAACGCCGGGCTCGCGATCGAACAGCGCGCGGGCTTCACCGCCAGGCCGGAGAAGTGGTGGTAA
- the gatC gene encoding Asp-tRNA(Asn)/Glu-tRNA(Gln) amidotransferase subunit GatC — MSVTRETVAKIASLARIKMGEDELDRMAPEFNQILAWVEQLEEVDTSGVEPMTAVIPQHLRLRDDVVDADPLTGGGVRDEVLANAPAAEHGFFGVPKVIE; from the coding sequence ATGTCCGTAACCCGCGAAACCGTGGCGAAAATCGCCTCCCTGGCGCGCATCAAGATGGGCGAGGATGAACTCGACCGGATGGCGCCCGAATTCAACCAGATCCTGGCCTGGGTCGAGCAACTGGAGGAGGTGGATACCTCCGGCGTGGAGCCGATGACGGCGGTGATCCCGCAGCACCTGCGCCTGCGCGACGATGTCGTGGATGCCGATCCGCTGACCGGCGGCGGCGTGCGCGACGAGGTGCTGGCGAATGCGCCGGCGGCCGAACACGGCTTCTTCGGCGTGCCGAAGGTCATCGAATGA
- a CDS encoding DUF4153 domain-containing protein → MAGASAAAAEPAQRQADWPLRPWLLAGMLGLAGLLIHFVTDGRGADLHDGWRAALAAFLFFGTLSAAFTVEEDRWTEPAAFSLGAGVVMAGLAWRAVSAGDALPDPAYGFAAGVLALLLALPLFQAGFFRRRLATPYAETHYHVWTDAIGGAGALAFTGLAWLVLLILSELFHLLKIDLLRQLMDRGWFGWTFSGLAFGAALGTLRNQARVLGTLQSVVMLVLSLLALPVAAGLAIFLLATAVSGPEVLWQATRSATPVLLMCAAGAFVLVNAIVRGEDAAMSGSRVMRLAAYALTIVLFPLAAFAAVSMGLRLAQYGLAPERLWGLTAIIVACAWGLGYWGALLRGWRGNWAAKLREANFHLALGTCALALLLALPVLDFGALSTRNQLARLRSGAVSAEDFDYAALRWDFGAAGRKALEGLAKGGGKPAEYASAALAQKTRPYGQPIRPDSKIDLRVQPEDPALRRLVLAYLRTEPWQCPERCVALDLGAGPNGTRRIALVSGGGFQQLTLGEGGTSAAPPRAAGPALKPDSTVEIRTLEKRYIFVDGKPMDRPLD, encoded by the coding sequence ATGGCCGGGGCAAGCGCAGCAGCGGCTGAACCGGCACAGCGGCAGGCGGACTGGCCGCTGCGGCCCTGGCTGCTCGCCGGAATGCTCGGCCTCGCCGGGCTGCTGATCCATTTCGTTACCGACGGCAGGGGGGCGGACCTGCACGACGGCTGGCGCGCGGCGCTGGCGGCCTTCCTGTTCTTCGGCACGCTGTCCGCCGCCTTCACGGTGGAGGAGGATCGCTGGACCGAGCCCGCGGCCTTCTCGCTCGGAGCGGGGGTGGTGATGGCGGGCCTTGCCTGGCGCGCGGTCAGCGCGGGCGATGCACTGCCGGACCCGGCCTATGGCTTCGCCGCCGGCGTGCTGGCGCTGCTGCTCGCCCTGCCGCTGTTCCAGGCGGGCTTCTTCCGCCGCCGCCTCGCCACGCCCTATGCCGAAACGCATTACCACGTGTGGACCGATGCCATCGGCGGGGCCGGCGCGCTGGCCTTCACCGGCCTCGCCTGGCTGGTGCTGCTGATCCTGTCCGAACTGTTCCACCTGCTGAAGATCGACCTGCTGCGCCAGCTGATGGATCGCGGCTGGTTCGGCTGGACCTTCTCCGGCCTCGCCTTCGGCGCTGCACTGGGCACGCTGCGCAACCAGGCCAGAGTGCTGGGCACGCTGCAATCGGTGGTGATGCTCGTCCTCTCGCTGCTCGCCCTCCCGGTCGCCGCGGGTCTCGCGATCTTCCTGCTGGCGACGGCGGTTTCGGGGCCGGAGGTGCTGTGGCAAGCGACCCGCAGCGCCACGCCGGTGCTGCTGATGTGTGCCGCCGGGGCTTTCGTTCTGGTCAATGCGATCGTGCGGGGGGAGGACGCGGCGATGAGCGGATCGCGCGTGATGCGCCTCGCTGCCTATGCCCTAACGATTGTACTCTTCCCGCTGGCCGCTTTCGCCGCGGTTTCGATGGGCTTGCGGCTCGCCCAATACGGACTGGCGCCGGAACGGCTGTGGGGCCTCACCGCCATCATCGTCGCCTGTGCCTGGGGCCTCGGATACTGGGGCGCGCTGCTGCGCGGCTGGCGGGGCAACTGGGCGGCGAAGCTGCGCGAGGCGAATTTCCACCTCGCCCTCGGCACCTGCGCGCTGGCCCTGCTGCTCGCCCTGCCGGTGCTGGATTTCGGCGCGCTGTCCACGCGCAACCAGCTGGCGCGCCTGCGCTCCGGCGCGGTGAGCGCAGAGGATTTCGACTATGCGGCGCTGCGCTGGGATTTCGGCGCGGCGGGCCGCAAGGCATTGGAAGGGCTGGCGAAAGGCGGCGGCAAGCCGGCCGAATATGCCAGCGCCGCGCTCGCCCAGAAGACCCGCCCCTATGGCCAGCCGATCCGCCCCGACTCCAAGATCGACCTGCGCGTCCAGCCCGAAGATCCCGCGCTGCGGCGGCTCGTCCTCGCCTATCTGCGGACCGAGCCCTGGCAGTGCCCGGAACGCTGCGTGGCGCTGGATCTGGGCGCGGGGCCGAACGGCACGCGCCGCATCGCGCTCGTCTCCGGCGGTGGATTCCAGCAACTTACGCTGGGCGAAGGCGGCACTTCCGCCGCGCCGCCGCGCGCCGCGGGGCCGGCGTTGAAGCCTGATTCCACGGTGGAAATCCGCACGCTGGAGAAGCGCTACATTTTCGTGGACGGCAAACCGATGGATCGCCCGCTCGATTAG
- a CDS encoding FKBP-type peptidyl-prolyl cis-trans isomerase, translating into MAEVTRVPLHPIAKGSLSKLWLGVAAAVLIAGGVAWSAMPAGVHVETVTAGTGAHPTVDDVVFLHYTGKLPDGTVFDQSQNMPLPIQGLLPEGQPMQLAGTVPGFQEAVLQMQRGGKYVVEIPADKAYGSNPPPGAPIPPDSDLTFEIELVDFMPLQEAQQRFEMLQRMMQQQMPQQGGSPAGPPPQGAQ; encoded by the coding sequence ATGGCCGAAGTCACCCGCGTTCCCCTGCACCCCATCGCCAAGGGCTCCCTTTCCAAATTGTGGCTGGGCGTGGCCGCCGCGGTGCTGATCGCCGGCGGGGTGGCCTGGTCCGCCATGCCGGCCGGGGTCCACGTGGAAACGGTGACCGCCGGCACCGGCGCCCATCCCACGGTGGATGACGTGGTGTTCCTGCACTACACCGGCAAGCTGCCTGATGGCACGGTGTTCGACCAGTCGCAGAACATGCCGCTGCCGATCCAGGGCCTGCTGCCCGAAGGCCAGCCGATGCAGCTTGCGGGCACGGTGCCCGGCTTCCAGGAAGCGGTGCTGCAGATGCAGCGCGGCGGCAAGTATGTGGTCGAGATCCCGGCGGACAAGGCCTATGGCTCCAACCCGCCGCCGGGCGCGCCGATCCCGCCGGACAGCGACCTCACCTTCGAGATCGAGCTGGTGGATTTCATGCCCCTGCAGGAAGCGCAGCAGCGTTTCGAAATGCTCCAGCGCATGATGCAGCAGCAGATGCCCCAGCAGGGCGGCAGCCCCGCGGGCCCGCCGCCGCAGGGGGCGCAGTAA
- the rpsU gene encoding 30S ribosomal protein S21, with translation MQIIVRDNNVEQALRALKKKLQREGVYREMKLRRHYEKPSEKRAREKAAAVRRARKLERKRAERDGAR, from the coding sequence ATGCAGATCATCGTCCGCGATAACAACGTCGAACAGGCCCTGCGCGCGCTTAAGAAGAAGCTGCAGCGGGAAGGTGTGTATCGCGAGATGAAGCTGCGCCGTCACTATGAGAAGCCGAGCGAGAAGCGCGCCCGCGAAAAGGCTGCCGCCGTGCGCCGCGCCCGCAAGCTGGAGCGCAAGCGGGCGGAGCGTGACGGCGCTCGCTGA
- the crcB gene encoding fluoride efflux transporter CrcB, giving the protein MNALSPLTASALVALGGGAGAVLRFQLARAMVALLGADAVLRFPWATLAANVIGCLAMGLLTGVLARSGGSGEAWRLLLGVGLLGGFTTFSSFGLELFMLVDRGHLVSGFAYAAVSVLAGLAALFIGLSITRMPA; this is encoded by the coding sequence ATGAATGCCCTCTCCCCCCTTACAGCATCCGCTCTCGTGGCCCTCGGCGGCGGCGCCGGCGCGGTGCTGCGTTTCCAGCTAGCGCGCGCCATGGTCGCCCTGCTTGGCGCTGACGCCGTGCTGCGCTTCCCCTGGGCCACGCTGGCCGCCAATGTCATCGGCTGCCTGGCCATGGGCCTGCTGACCGGCGTGCTGGCGCGCAGCGGCGGCAGCGGGGAGGCATGGCGCCTGTTGCTGGGCGTGGGCCTGCTGGGCGGCTTCACCACCTTTTCCAGCTTCGGGCTGGAGCTGTTCATGCTGGTGGACCGGGGCCATCTGGTTTCCGGCTTCGCTTATGCCGCCGTGTCGGTGCTCGCCGGCCTCGCCGCCCTGTTCATCGGCCTTTCGATCACGCGGATGCCGGCATGA
- a CDS encoding RluA family pseudouridine synthase, which translates to MSGQNAKPEATPGVRQFTVAPDDDGIRLDRWFKRHLPQVGFGMVSRWARTGQVRVDGKRVKPEDRLAAGQVLRVPPGGESDRPKPQRRQLSQDEIDRAEAMLIARTDAALVLNKPPGLSTQGGTKTTQHVDGLLDAYAGDDEPRPRLVHRLDKDTSGVLLVARTPGSAAFFSKRFSGRSAKKIYWALVVGVPDLAEGEIDAPLAKQPGTGGEKMHVDEENGQPARTLYRVLDRAGNRAAWVELQPMTGRTHQLRVHLAAIGHPIVGDGKYGGQDAFLTGTISRKMHLHARRLIIDAPKDSRGGGGKLDVTAELPDHFAASLEQLGFDAGMSDARPVAEPPRERTPQEKKQAARQHARQYRKARRGERRTRGAPKPDKPGKR; encoded by the coding sequence ATGAGCGGGCAGAACGCGAAACCCGAAGCGACCCCGGGCGTGCGCCAGTTCACCGTGGCGCCGGACGATGACGGCATCCGGCTGGACCGCTGGTTCAAGCGCCACCTGCCGCAGGTGGGCTTCGGCATGGTTTCCCGCTGGGCGCGCACCGGGCAGGTGCGGGTGGATGGCAAGCGGGTGAAGCCGGAAGACCGGCTGGCCGCCGGGCAGGTGCTGCGCGTGCCGCCGGGTGGGGAGAGCGATCGCCCCAAGCCCCAGCGCCGCCAGCTGAGCCAGGACGAGATTGACCGGGCCGAGGCCATGCTGATCGCGCGCACCGATGCCGCGCTGGTGCTGAACAAGCCGCCCGGCCTTTCCACCCAGGGCGGCACCAAGACGACGCAGCATGTCGACGGCCTGCTGGATGCCTATGCCGGGGATGACGAGCCGCGCCCGCGGCTGGTCCACCGGCTGGACAAGGATACCAGCGGCGTGCTGCTGGTCGCCCGCACGCCGGGCAGCGCCGCCTTCTTTTCCAAGCGCTTTTCCGGCCGCTCCGCCAAGAAAATCTACTGGGCGCTGGTGGTGGGCGTGCCGGACCTCGCCGAAGGCGAGATCGACGCCCCGCTGGCCAAGCAGCCCGGCACCGGCGGCGAGAAGATGCATGTGGACGAGGAGAACGGCCAGCCCGCCCGCACCCTCTATCGCGTGCTGGACCGGGCGGGCAACCGCGCCGCCTGGGTGGAGCTGCAGCCGATGACGGGGCGCACCCACCAGTTGCGCGTGCATCTGGCCGCCATCGGCCACCCGATCGTGGGGGACGGCAAATATGGCGGGCAGGATGCCTTCCTGACCGGCACGATCAGCCGCAAGATGCACCTCCACGCGCGCCGCCTGATCATCGACGCGCCGAAGGATTCACGCGGGGGCGGCGGCAAGCTGGACGTGACGGCAGAACTGCCCGATCATTTCGCTGCCAGCCTGGAGCAGCTGGGCTTCGACGCGGGCATGAGCGACGCGCGCCCGGTGGCGGAGCCGCCGCGCGAACGCACCCCGCAGGAAAAGAAGCAGGCGGCGCGCCAGCACGCCCGCCAATATCGCAAGGCCCGGCGCGGGGAACGCCGCACGCGCGGCGCGCCGAAACCGGACAAACCCGGCAAGCGCTGA
- a CDS encoding FMN-binding negative transcriptional regulator, with protein sequence MHPAAAFHTPDRALHEMLIEQIGFGMVFAATPAGPRVAHTPLVSTGDGAVQFHLSNRNALTPHLEGGTALLLVNGPDAYVSPRWYEDARTVPTWNYIALEMEGRVRRMAPEGLAGLLGTIGAREEARLGGDQPWRPEDVPAQQWDALFRGITGFEMEVAEWRPTFKLSQNKPAEDRERVADALENGGGSGIAQLMRSLGARDAS encoded by the coding sequence ATGCATCCCGCCGCCGCCTTCCACACGCCGGACCGCGCACTGCACGAAATGCTGATCGAACAGATCGGCTTCGGCATGGTCTTCGCCGCGACGCCCGCCGGCCCACGCGTGGCGCATACGCCGCTGGTTTCCACCGGCGATGGCGCGGTGCAGTTCCACCTGTCCAATCGCAACGCGCTGACCCCGCATCTGGAAGGCGGCACTGCGCTGCTGCTGGTGAACGGGCCGGACGCCTATGTCAGCCCGCGATGGTATGAAGATGCGCGCACGGTGCCCACCTGGAACTATATCGCGCTGGAAATGGAAGGCCGCGTTCGCCGGATGGCCCCGGAAGGGCTGGCCGGGCTGCTCGGCACCATCGGCGCGCGCGAGGAAGCCCGGCTGGGGGGCGACCAGCCCTGGCGGCCGGAGGATGTGCCGGCGCAGCAGTGGGATGCGCTGTTTCGCGGCATCACCGGCTTCGAAATGGAAGTGGCCGAATGGCGGCCGACCTTCAAGCTGTCGCAGAACAAGCCCGCGGAAGATCGCGAGCGGGTGGCCGATGCGCTGGAGAATGGCGGCGGATCGGGCATCGCCCAATTGATGCGCAGCCTGGGCGCGCGGGACGCATCATGA
- a CDS encoding HAD-IA family hydrolase — translation MSVRLAVFDCDGTLSDGQAAVCTAMEAAFAEARLQAPERYRVRRIVGLSLPHAMAQLAPDAPREVQAALVESYKQAFRRARLDGSLHEPLFDGIADLLGALHGTGWVLGVATGKSDRGLHSTLTTHGVHALFTTLQTADRHPSKPHPSMLEQAMADALARPANTVMIGDTVFDVEMARTAGVRAIGVAWGYHEPAELLAAGAEAVAATPAELKELLHG, via the coding sequence ATGAGCGTGCGGCTGGCGGTGTTCGATTGCGACGGCACGCTGAGCGACGGGCAGGCCGCGGTCTGCACGGCGATGGAGGCTGCCTTTGCCGAAGCGCGGCTGCAGGCGCCGGAACGGTACCGGGTGCGCCGCATCGTGGGCCTTAGCCTGCCGCACGCCATGGCGCAGCTGGCGCCCGACGCGCCGCGCGAGGTGCAGGCGGCGCTGGTCGAATCCTACAAGCAGGCCTTCCGCCGGGCGCGGCTGGACGGATCGCTGCACGAACCCCTGTTCGATGGGATCGCCGATCTGCTGGGCGCGCTGCATGGCACCGGCTGGGTGCTGGGCGTGGCGACCGGCAAATCCGATCGCGGGCTGCATTCCACCCTCACCACCCACGGCGTGCATGCGCTGTTCACCACGCTGCAGACGGCGGACCGGCACCCGTCCAAGCCCCACCCCTCCATGCTGGAACAGGCCATGGCCGATGCGCTGGCCCGGCCGGCGAATACGGTGATGATCGGCGATACGGTGTTCGACGTGGAAATGGCGCGCACCGCGGGCGTGCGCGCAATCGGCGTCGCCTGGGGTTATCACGAACCGGCGGAACTGCTGGCCGCGGGCGCCGAGGCGGTGGCCGCAACCCCCGCCGAGCTGAAGGAACTGCTGCATGGCTGA
- a CDS encoding ATP12 family chaperone protein, with protein sequence MKRFWKEVTVEAAEGGFRLALDGRPIRTQGGAPQVVPSRELAEAMAEEWRAQGEDVDPRQFVLRDLADFALDKVAPDRAGSVDALMPFAETDTLCYRADPDEPLYRRQQEVWEPLLTALEARHGIRMERVSGIVHRPQPPASLAALRAALLEQDAFALAALRTMAPLAASVTVALAALEDRADPAALFAAANCEEDWQAELWGWDPRAEEDRATRLAAFTAAADFARWARA encoded by the coding sequence GTGAAGCGGTTCTGGAAAGAGGTGACGGTCGAAGCGGCCGAAGGCGGCTTCCGCCTGGCGCTGGACGGGCGGCCGATCCGCACGCAGGGCGGCGCCCCGCAAGTGGTGCCGAGCCGCGAGCTGGCGGAGGCCATGGCGGAGGAATGGCGCGCGCAGGGGGAGGACGTGGACCCGAGGCAGTTCGTGCTGCGCGATCTGGCCGATTTCGCCCTCGACAAGGTGGCGCCGGATCGGGCGGGCAGCGTGGATGCGCTGATGCCCTTCGCGGAGACGGACACGCTCTGTTATCGCGCGGACCCTGACGAGCCGCTCTATCGCCGCCAGCAGGAGGTGTGGGAGCCGCTGCTCACCGCGCTGGAGGCGCGCCACGGCATCCGCATGGAGCGGGTGAGTGGCATCGTCCACCGGCCCCAGCCGCCCGCTTCGCTGGCCGCATTGCGCGCCGCGCTGCTGGAACAGGATGCCTTCGCCCTTGCGGCGCTGCGCACCATGGCGCCGCTTGCCGCGTCGGTCACCGTGGCGCTGGCGGCGCTGGAGGACAGGGCCGATCCGGCGGCGCTGTTCGCCGCGGCCAATTGCGAGGAAGACTGGCAGGCCGAGCTGTGGGGCTGGGATCCCCGCGCGGAGGAGGATCGCGCCACGCGGCTGGCAGCCTTCACCGCTGCGGCGGATTTCGCCCGGTGGGCGCGGGCCTAG